From one Odontesthes bonariensis isolate fOdoBon6 chromosome 14, fOdoBon6.hap1, whole genome shotgun sequence genomic stretch:
- the LOC142399168 gene encoding dynein, cytoplasmic 1, intermediate chain 2a-like isoform X4 — protein sequence MSDKSELKAELERKKQRIAQIREEKKRKEEEKKKKDGDSKRGADAGSSAGHEDSDLERKRREAEALLQSVGITPDIPHVPAPMSPSNKSVGSDAGSQDSGDGNAGPRRSAVRLGMSKLTQVDFVPKEMVSYCKETQTPTEALPHTDQKAEEEEDEEITAPPPTGDTQEEKDEQGEQQDEDTPKELTEEEKLQVLHSDEFLSFFEHGSRIVERALSEQVDVCFDYSGRDLEDKEGDLQAGAKLVLNRQFADERWTKNRVVTCLDWSPQYPELLVASYNNNEDAPHEPDGVALVWNMKYKKATPEYIFHCQSEVMSAGFAKFHPNLVVGGTYSGQIVLWDNRSNKRTPVQRTPLSAAAHTHPVYCVNVVGTQNANNLISISTDGKMCSWSLDMLSQPQDSLELVFKQSKAVAVTSMAFPLADVNNFVVGSEDGSVYTACRHGSKAGITEVFEGHHGPVTGLSCHSAGGPVDFSHLFISSSFDWTVKLWSTKSTRPLYSFEDSCDYVYDAMWSPAHPALFACVDLSGRLDLWNLNNDTEVPTASVSVDGAPALNRVRWSHSGKEIATGDSEGQVQVYDVGEQICVPKADEWTRFVRTLAEINENRDEAEELANV from the exons ATGTCTGACAAGAGTGAGTTGAAGGCTGAGCTGGAGAGGAAGAAACAACGGATCGCCCAGATTcgagaggagaagaagagaaaagaagaagagaaaaaaaaaaaggat GGAGACTCAAAGCGTGGAGCGGACGCAGGGTCCTCAGCCGGCCACGAAGACTCTGAtctggagaggaagaggagagaggCAGAGGCTCTGCTGCAGAGTGTTGGCATCACGCCTGACATACCACATG TCCCTGCCCCCATGTCTCCCTCCAACAAATCAGTGGGCAGCGATGCAGGAAGCCAAGATTCTGGGGATGGAAACGCAGGACCAAg ACGTAGCGCTGTGAGGCTTGGCATGTCCAAACTGACCCAGGTGGACTTCGTCCCAAAGGAAATGGTGTCCTACTGCAAAGAAACGCAGACGCCCACAGAGGCACTTCCACACACCGATCAAAAAGCAG aagaagaagaagacgaggAGATAACCGCTCCCCCACCGACAGGGGACACCCAGGAGGAAAAAGatgaacagggtgaacagcaggacGAGG ACACTCCCAAGGAGCTGACAGAAGAAGAGAAGCTTCAGGTGCTGCACTCGGACGAGTTCTTGTCGTTTTTCGAGCATGGCAGCAGGATCGTGGAGAGAGCGCTGTCGGAGCAGGTGGATGTCTGCTTTGACTACAGTGGGCGAGATCTGGAGGATAAGGAAGG TGACTTGCAGGCCGGAGCGAAGCTGGTTCTGAACAGGCAGTTTGCAGATGAGCGCTGGACTAAAAACAGAGTGGTCACCTGTCTTGACTGGTCTCCCCAG TATCCAGAGCTGTTGGTGGCCTCGTATAACAACAATGAGGATGCTCCACATGAGCCCGATGGCGTGGCACTGGTCTGGAACATGAAGTACAAGAAGGCGACCCCTGAGTACATCTTCCACTGCCAG TCAGAGGTGATGTCAGCTGGGTTTGCAAAGTTCCACCCCAACCTGGTGGTGGGTGGGACGTACTCCGGACAGATCGTCTTATGGGACAACAGGAGCAACAAGCGAACCCCTGTCCAGAGGACCCCCCTGTCTGCAGCTGCACACACA CACCCCGTCTACTGTGTGAACGTGGTGGGAACCCAAAATGCTAACAACCTGATCAGCATTTCCACCGATGGCAAGATGTGCTCTTGGAGCCTTGACATGCTGTCCCAGCCACAG GACAGCCTGGAGCTGGTGTTCAAACAGAGCAAGGCGGTGGCCGTGACATCCATGGCATTCCCTCTGGCCGACGTGAACAACTTCGTGGTGGGGAGCGAGGACGGCTCCGTCTACACCGCCTGCCGCCACGGCAG taagGCAGGCATCACTGAGGTGTTCGAAGGCCACCATGGTCCTGTGACCGGTCTCAGCTGTCACAGTGCTGGAGGACCCGTCGATTTCTCTCACCTCTTCATTTCCTCTTCTTTTGACTGGACTGTCAAACTATGGAGCACAAAG AGCACCCGCCCGCTGTACTCGTTCGAGGACAGTTGCGACTACGTGTATGATGCCATGTGGTCTCCGGCGCATCCTGCTCTGTTTGCTTGTGTGGACCTCTCTGGGCGCTTGGACCTGTGGAACCTCAACAATGACACCGAA GTCCCCACTGCCAGCGTGTCTGTGGATGGGGCCCCAGCTCTGAACCGTGTGAGATGGTCTCACTCTGGAAAGGAGATAGCCACAGGAGACTCAGAGGGGCAGGTGCAGGTCTACGATGTAGGCGAG CAAATCTGCGTGCCCAAGGCCGACGAGTGGACGCGCTTCGTCAGGACGCTGGCTGAAATCAACGAGAACCGAGATGAAGCTGAGGAGCTGGCCAACGTCTGA
- the LOC142399168 gene encoding dynein, cytoplasmic 1, intermediate chain 2a-like isoform X2: MSDKSELKAELERKKQRIAQIREEKKRKEEEKKKKDGDSKRGADAGSSAGHEDSDLERKRREAEALLQSVGITPDIPHVPAPMSPSNKSVGSDAGSQDSGDGNAGPRTLHWDPDPSTLQLHSDSELMGRSAVRLGMSKLTQVDFVPKEMVSYCKETQTPTEALPHTDQKAEEEEDEEITAPPPTGDTQEEKDEQGEQQDEDTPKELTEEEKLQVLHSDEFLSFFEHGSRIVERALSEQVDVCFDYSGRDLEDKEGDLQAGAKLVLNRQFADERWTKNRVVTCLDWSPQYPELLVASYNNNEDAPHEPDGVALVWNMKYKKATPEYIFHCQSEVMSAGFAKFHPNLVVGGTYSGQIVLWDNRSNKRTPVQRTPLSAAAHTHPVYCVNVVGTQNANNLISISTDGKMCSWSLDMLSQPQDSLELVFKQSKAVAVTSMAFPLADVNNFVVGSEDGSVYTACRHGSKAGITEVFEGHHGPVTGLSCHSAGGPVDFSHLFISSSFDWTVKLWSTKSTRPLYSFEDSCDYVYDAMWSPAHPALFACVDLSGRLDLWNLNNDTEVPTASVSVDGAPALNRVRWSHSGKEIATGDSEGQVQVYDVGEQICVPKADEWTRFVRTLAEINENRDEAEELANV, translated from the exons ATGTCTGACAAGAGTGAGTTGAAGGCTGAGCTGGAGAGGAAGAAACAACGGATCGCCCAGATTcgagaggagaagaagagaaaagaagaagagaaaaaaaaaaaggat GGAGACTCAAAGCGTGGAGCGGACGCAGGGTCCTCAGCCGGCCACGAAGACTCTGAtctggagaggaagaggagagaggCAGAGGCTCTGCTGCAGAGTGTTGGCATCACGCCTGACATACCACATG TCCCTGCCCCCATGTCTCCCTCCAACAAATCAGTGGGCAGCGATGCAGGAAGCCAAGATTCTGGGGATGGAAACGCAGGACCAAg GACATTGCATTGGGATCCTGACCCCTCTACTCTGCAACTCCACTCCGACTCTGAGCTGATGGG ACGTAGCGCTGTGAGGCTTGGCATGTCCAAACTGACCCAGGTGGACTTCGTCCCAAAGGAAATGGTGTCCTACTGCAAAGAAACGCAGACGCCCACAGAGGCACTTCCACACACCGATCAAAAAGCAG aagaagaagaagacgaggAGATAACCGCTCCCCCACCGACAGGGGACACCCAGGAGGAAAAAGatgaacagggtgaacagcaggacGAGG ACACTCCCAAGGAGCTGACAGAAGAAGAGAAGCTTCAGGTGCTGCACTCGGACGAGTTCTTGTCGTTTTTCGAGCATGGCAGCAGGATCGTGGAGAGAGCGCTGTCGGAGCAGGTGGATGTCTGCTTTGACTACAGTGGGCGAGATCTGGAGGATAAGGAAGG TGACTTGCAGGCCGGAGCGAAGCTGGTTCTGAACAGGCAGTTTGCAGATGAGCGCTGGACTAAAAACAGAGTGGTCACCTGTCTTGACTGGTCTCCCCAG TATCCAGAGCTGTTGGTGGCCTCGTATAACAACAATGAGGATGCTCCACATGAGCCCGATGGCGTGGCACTGGTCTGGAACATGAAGTACAAGAAGGCGACCCCTGAGTACATCTTCCACTGCCAG TCAGAGGTGATGTCAGCTGGGTTTGCAAAGTTCCACCCCAACCTGGTGGTGGGTGGGACGTACTCCGGACAGATCGTCTTATGGGACAACAGGAGCAACAAGCGAACCCCTGTCCAGAGGACCCCCCTGTCTGCAGCTGCACACACA CACCCCGTCTACTGTGTGAACGTGGTGGGAACCCAAAATGCTAACAACCTGATCAGCATTTCCACCGATGGCAAGATGTGCTCTTGGAGCCTTGACATGCTGTCCCAGCCACAG GACAGCCTGGAGCTGGTGTTCAAACAGAGCAAGGCGGTGGCCGTGACATCCATGGCATTCCCTCTGGCCGACGTGAACAACTTCGTGGTGGGGAGCGAGGACGGCTCCGTCTACACCGCCTGCCGCCACGGCAG taagGCAGGCATCACTGAGGTGTTCGAAGGCCACCATGGTCCTGTGACCGGTCTCAGCTGTCACAGTGCTGGAGGACCCGTCGATTTCTCTCACCTCTTCATTTCCTCTTCTTTTGACTGGACTGTCAAACTATGGAGCACAAAG AGCACCCGCCCGCTGTACTCGTTCGAGGACAGTTGCGACTACGTGTATGATGCCATGTGGTCTCCGGCGCATCCTGCTCTGTTTGCTTGTGTGGACCTCTCTGGGCGCTTGGACCTGTGGAACCTCAACAATGACACCGAA GTCCCCACTGCCAGCGTGTCTGTGGATGGGGCCCCAGCTCTGAACCGTGTGAGATGGTCTCACTCTGGAAAGGAGATAGCCACAGGAGACTCAGAGGGGCAGGTGCAGGTCTACGATGTAGGCGAG CAAATCTGCGTGCCCAAGGCCGACGAGTGGACGCGCTTCGTCAGGACGCTGGCTGAAATCAACGAGAACCGAGATGAAGCTGAGGAGCTGGCCAACGTCTGA
- the LOC142399168 gene encoding dynein, cytoplasmic 1, intermediate chain 2a-like isoform X3 — translation MSDKSELKAELERKKQRIAQIREEKKRKEEEKKKKDGDSKRGADAGSSAGHEDSDLERKRREAEALLQSVGITPDIPHAHPLRVVTEDTCLFHYLVPAPMSPSNKSVGSDAGSQDSGDGNAGPRRSAVRLGMSKLTQVDFVPKEMVSYCKETQTPTEALPHTDQKAEEEEDEEITAPPPTGDTQEEKDEQGEQQDEDTPKELTEEEKLQVLHSDEFLSFFEHGSRIVERALSEQVDVCFDYSGRDLEDKEGDLQAGAKLVLNRQFADERWTKNRVVTCLDWSPQYPELLVASYNNNEDAPHEPDGVALVWNMKYKKATPEYIFHCQSEVMSAGFAKFHPNLVVGGTYSGQIVLWDNRSNKRTPVQRTPLSAAAHTHPVYCVNVVGTQNANNLISISTDGKMCSWSLDMLSQPQDSLELVFKQSKAVAVTSMAFPLADVNNFVVGSEDGSVYTACRHGSKAGITEVFEGHHGPVTGLSCHSAGGPVDFSHLFISSSFDWTVKLWSTKSTRPLYSFEDSCDYVYDAMWSPAHPALFACVDLSGRLDLWNLNNDTEVPTASVSVDGAPALNRVRWSHSGKEIATGDSEGQVQVYDVGEQICVPKADEWTRFVRTLAEINENRDEAEELANV, via the exons ATGTCTGACAAGAGTGAGTTGAAGGCTGAGCTGGAGAGGAAGAAACAACGGATCGCCCAGATTcgagaggagaagaagagaaaagaagaagagaaaaaaaaaaaggat GGAGACTCAAAGCGTGGAGCGGACGCAGGGTCCTCAGCCGGCCACGAAGACTCTGAtctggagaggaagaggagagaggCAGAGGCTCTGCTGCAGAGTGTTGGCATCACGCCTGACATACCACATG CTCATCCCCTGAGGGTAGTAACAGAGGATACGTGTCTGTTTCACTACCTAGTCCCTGCCCCCATGTCTCCCTCCAACAAATCAGTGGGCAGCGATGCAGGAAGCCAAGATTCTGGGGATGGAAACGCAGGACCAAg ACGTAGCGCTGTGAGGCTTGGCATGTCCAAACTGACCCAGGTGGACTTCGTCCCAAAGGAAATGGTGTCCTACTGCAAAGAAACGCAGACGCCCACAGAGGCACTTCCACACACCGATCAAAAAGCAG aagaagaagaagacgaggAGATAACCGCTCCCCCACCGACAGGGGACACCCAGGAGGAAAAAGatgaacagggtgaacagcaggacGAGG ACACTCCCAAGGAGCTGACAGAAGAAGAGAAGCTTCAGGTGCTGCACTCGGACGAGTTCTTGTCGTTTTTCGAGCATGGCAGCAGGATCGTGGAGAGAGCGCTGTCGGAGCAGGTGGATGTCTGCTTTGACTACAGTGGGCGAGATCTGGAGGATAAGGAAGG TGACTTGCAGGCCGGAGCGAAGCTGGTTCTGAACAGGCAGTTTGCAGATGAGCGCTGGACTAAAAACAGAGTGGTCACCTGTCTTGACTGGTCTCCCCAG TATCCAGAGCTGTTGGTGGCCTCGTATAACAACAATGAGGATGCTCCACATGAGCCCGATGGCGTGGCACTGGTCTGGAACATGAAGTACAAGAAGGCGACCCCTGAGTACATCTTCCACTGCCAG TCAGAGGTGATGTCAGCTGGGTTTGCAAAGTTCCACCCCAACCTGGTGGTGGGTGGGACGTACTCCGGACAGATCGTCTTATGGGACAACAGGAGCAACAAGCGAACCCCTGTCCAGAGGACCCCCCTGTCTGCAGCTGCACACACA CACCCCGTCTACTGTGTGAACGTGGTGGGAACCCAAAATGCTAACAACCTGATCAGCATTTCCACCGATGGCAAGATGTGCTCTTGGAGCCTTGACATGCTGTCCCAGCCACAG GACAGCCTGGAGCTGGTGTTCAAACAGAGCAAGGCGGTGGCCGTGACATCCATGGCATTCCCTCTGGCCGACGTGAACAACTTCGTGGTGGGGAGCGAGGACGGCTCCGTCTACACCGCCTGCCGCCACGGCAG taagGCAGGCATCACTGAGGTGTTCGAAGGCCACCATGGTCCTGTGACCGGTCTCAGCTGTCACAGTGCTGGAGGACCCGTCGATTTCTCTCACCTCTTCATTTCCTCTTCTTTTGACTGGACTGTCAAACTATGGAGCACAAAG AGCACCCGCCCGCTGTACTCGTTCGAGGACAGTTGCGACTACGTGTATGATGCCATGTGGTCTCCGGCGCATCCTGCTCTGTTTGCTTGTGTGGACCTCTCTGGGCGCTTGGACCTGTGGAACCTCAACAATGACACCGAA GTCCCCACTGCCAGCGTGTCTGTGGATGGGGCCCCAGCTCTGAACCGTGTGAGATGGTCTCACTCTGGAAAGGAGATAGCCACAGGAGACTCAGAGGGGCAGGTGCAGGTCTACGATGTAGGCGAG CAAATCTGCGTGCCCAAGGCCGACGAGTGGACGCGCTTCGTCAGGACGCTGGCTGAAATCAACGAGAACCGAGATGAAGCTGAGGAGCTGGCCAACGTCTGA
- the LOC142399168 gene encoding dynein, cytoplasmic 1, intermediate chain 2a-like isoform X1: MSDKSELKAELERKKQRIAQIREEKKRKEEEKKKKDGDSKRGADAGSSAGHEDSDLERKRREAEALLQSVGITPDIPHAHPLRVVTEDTCLFHYLVPAPMSPSNKSVGSDAGSQDSGDGNAGPRTLHWDPDPSTLQLHSDSELMGRSAVRLGMSKLTQVDFVPKEMVSYCKETQTPTEALPHTDQKAEEEEDEEITAPPPTGDTQEEKDEQGEQQDEDTPKELTEEEKLQVLHSDEFLSFFEHGSRIVERALSEQVDVCFDYSGRDLEDKEGDLQAGAKLVLNRQFADERWTKNRVVTCLDWSPQYPELLVASYNNNEDAPHEPDGVALVWNMKYKKATPEYIFHCQSEVMSAGFAKFHPNLVVGGTYSGQIVLWDNRSNKRTPVQRTPLSAAAHTHPVYCVNVVGTQNANNLISISTDGKMCSWSLDMLSQPQDSLELVFKQSKAVAVTSMAFPLADVNNFVVGSEDGSVYTACRHGSKAGITEVFEGHHGPVTGLSCHSAGGPVDFSHLFISSSFDWTVKLWSTKSTRPLYSFEDSCDYVYDAMWSPAHPALFACVDLSGRLDLWNLNNDTEVPTASVSVDGAPALNRVRWSHSGKEIATGDSEGQVQVYDVGEQICVPKADEWTRFVRTLAEINENRDEAEELANV, from the exons ATGTCTGACAAGAGTGAGTTGAAGGCTGAGCTGGAGAGGAAGAAACAACGGATCGCCCAGATTcgagaggagaagaagagaaaagaagaagagaaaaaaaaaaaggat GGAGACTCAAAGCGTGGAGCGGACGCAGGGTCCTCAGCCGGCCACGAAGACTCTGAtctggagaggaagaggagagaggCAGAGGCTCTGCTGCAGAGTGTTGGCATCACGCCTGACATACCACATG CTCATCCCCTGAGGGTAGTAACAGAGGATACGTGTCTGTTTCACTACCTAGTCCCTGCCCCCATGTCTCCCTCCAACAAATCAGTGGGCAGCGATGCAGGAAGCCAAGATTCTGGGGATGGAAACGCAGGACCAAg GACATTGCATTGGGATCCTGACCCCTCTACTCTGCAACTCCACTCCGACTCTGAGCTGATGGG ACGTAGCGCTGTGAGGCTTGGCATGTCCAAACTGACCCAGGTGGACTTCGTCCCAAAGGAAATGGTGTCCTACTGCAAAGAAACGCAGACGCCCACAGAGGCACTTCCACACACCGATCAAAAAGCAG aagaagaagaagacgaggAGATAACCGCTCCCCCACCGACAGGGGACACCCAGGAGGAAAAAGatgaacagggtgaacagcaggacGAGG ACACTCCCAAGGAGCTGACAGAAGAAGAGAAGCTTCAGGTGCTGCACTCGGACGAGTTCTTGTCGTTTTTCGAGCATGGCAGCAGGATCGTGGAGAGAGCGCTGTCGGAGCAGGTGGATGTCTGCTTTGACTACAGTGGGCGAGATCTGGAGGATAAGGAAGG TGACTTGCAGGCCGGAGCGAAGCTGGTTCTGAACAGGCAGTTTGCAGATGAGCGCTGGACTAAAAACAGAGTGGTCACCTGTCTTGACTGGTCTCCCCAG TATCCAGAGCTGTTGGTGGCCTCGTATAACAACAATGAGGATGCTCCACATGAGCCCGATGGCGTGGCACTGGTCTGGAACATGAAGTACAAGAAGGCGACCCCTGAGTACATCTTCCACTGCCAG TCAGAGGTGATGTCAGCTGGGTTTGCAAAGTTCCACCCCAACCTGGTGGTGGGTGGGACGTACTCCGGACAGATCGTCTTATGGGACAACAGGAGCAACAAGCGAACCCCTGTCCAGAGGACCCCCCTGTCTGCAGCTGCACACACA CACCCCGTCTACTGTGTGAACGTGGTGGGAACCCAAAATGCTAACAACCTGATCAGCATTTCCACCGATGGCAAGATGTGCTCTTGGAGCCTTGACATGCTGTCCCAGCCACAG GACAGCCTGGAGCTGGTGTTCAAACAGAGCAAGGCGGTGGCCGTGACATCCATGGCATTCCCTCTGGCCGACGTGAACAACTTCGTGGTGGGGAGCGAGGACGGCTCCGTCTACACCGCCTGCCGCCACGGCAG taagGCAGGCATCACTGAGGTGTTCGAAGGCCACCATGGTCCTGTGACCGGTCTCAGCTGTCACAGTGCTGGAGGACCCGTCGATTTCTCTCACCTCTTCATTTCCTCTTCTTTTGACTGGACTGTCAAACTATGGAGCACAAAG AGCACCCGCCCGCTGTACTCGTTCGAGGACAGTTGCGACTACGTGTATGATGCCATGTGGTCTCCGGCGCATCCTGCTCTGTTTGCTTGTGTGGACCTCTCTGGGCGCTTGGACCTGTGGAACCTCAACAATGACACCGAA GTCCCCACTGCCAGCGTGTCTGTGGATGGGGCCCCAGCTCTGAACCGTGTGAGATGGTCTCACTCTGGAAAGGAGATAGCCACAGGAGACTCAGAGGGGCAGGTGCAGGTCTACGATGTAGGCGAG CAAATCTGCGTGCCCAAGGCCGACGAGTGGACGCGCTTCGTCAGGACGCTGGCTGAAATCAACGAGAACCGAGATGAAGCTGAGGAGCTGGCCAACGTCTGA
- the LOC142399170 gene encoding uncharacterized protein LOC142399170 has product MSRMISPVSLLSVLCCLLLLPGLLEATSLVKVKNPEGKPFSIGSAQAHDFLTNSRPKRNADPKWYRGDPDFQSYYRFYNSIGHIEGLYEIDRIRMLYQQMRQLELTYGQDASSYQNVMGVLTSTAAPTATTQPPPPPTPAAPTPDPLGNAQRIYLCNPKDPLCKPQIVYLPTGAVPVLCDPRLNPACRPKTEEETKAAAPPPPPPATPAPEKSDTPAPPVVTVKGMEYDCDPYWDPDCLIDHPPSPVQEASAPVAPAEEDEEKEEETNAEEDVPEPSSATLENLYAYFDPYDFKRDLYDPFRYAEPAPDPQ; this is encoded by the exons ATGTCAAGGATGATTTCCCCGGTGTCCCTGTTAAGTGTGCTTTGCTGCCTGTTATTATTGCCAG GTTTGCTGGAAGCAACATCGCTGGTGAAAGTAAAAAACCCCGAAG GGAAGCCGTTCAGCATTGGTTCGGCTCAAGCACATGATTTCTTGACGAATTCCAGACCCAAGAGGAATGCTGACCCAAAATGGTACAGAGGCGACCCTGACTTTCAGTCCTACTACCGCTTCTACAACAGCATAGGGCACATTGAAGGA CTCTATGAGATCGACAGGATCAGGATGTTGTATCAGCAGATGCGCCAATTGGAGCTCACCTACGGCCAAGACGCCTCCAGTTACCAAAACGTCATGGGTGTCCTCACCAGTACTGCAGCACCCACTGCAACAACCCAGCCTCCTCCACCTCCCACCCCCGCTGCTCCAACACCAGACCCTCTTGGGAATGCTCAGAGGATCTATCTGTGCAACCCCAAGGACCCTCTGTGCAAACCACAGATTGTCTACCTGCCAACGGGGGCTGTCCCAGTGCTGTGTGACCCAAGACTCAACCCCGCCTGCAGGCCCAAAACAGAGGAGGAGACAAAAGCTGCTGCTCCACCCCCACCGCCCCCAGCCACTCCTGCTCCTGAAAAGTCTGACACACCTGCCCCTCCTGTTGTCACCGTCAAAGGAATGGAGTATGACTGTGACCCATACTGGGATCCCGACTGCCTCATCGACCACCCTCCCAGCCCCGTCCAGGAAGCATCGGCACCAGTAGCTCCCGCTGAAGAGGatgaggaaaaagaggaggagaCAAATGCTGAGGAAGATGTCCCCGAACCATCTTCAGCCACCCTGGAAAACCTCTACGCTTATTTTGACCCTTATGATTTCAAACGTGACCTGTATGACCCCTTTCGCTATGCCGAGCCAGCTCCCGATCCACAGTAA